A part of Rhodamnia argentea isolate NSW1041297 chromosome 8, ASM2092103v1, whole genome shotgun sequence genomic DNA contains:
- the LOC115756521 gene encoding uncharacterized protein LOC115756521, which produces MGSIAGEDADWNGVATSWAISAGRLAGSVTVESPLSPIDDSVVGSATKTPLVLRPPSPDRGPCEITICFTRRHEVRQVYVRSTARVYEIYYAPKQQTGNEYLCTVRCGIADWDEASVDEFAEQRSKSEINLNAGEDDWVEVKVPSSSFEANRNVATSLKSSVKMDFYEATAEITDADPCTSLTIRLLSVQSGDCVYIGEIYVFAEPVESNFEDEDRQLGTAAGTSLMAMLVPSILQLSKMKNAGQAQDKDASAMRDIQNFPPAGSETTEPDLSSKVTVTADVANRDARVTGFSDTQHMDRVISEPAQETVRETDTDWQQDVSYRRFEHVLEQLISRVSRIESLCLRFEENLIKPISSIEARLQRVEEQLEVINHKVVSSGMQTCKRFSAPECCFSESNITSLYESNNEECHSDRDSLDILPIPHDDSCDTVSTSQLLPNLTISAPDFPHGEDDEESHVLLQQVPDSPKEKPRPALSIDDALASALAGFASSITSCPPNYTQSLAVKAPEFSSEDEENFDERISPDIPFDGAQNSVCLTDGMEFAMDSISSVLPSGDGENNTDRTGIRNYGCSEKIGEESDYQLSFDKRKWYVLVTGDDHERDQRNVPEEASSKVRCVLAGEDTDVKDETAREQIDGSPRLVKEVESVDCIRAFEAANGKSDGGILHDILKSSQAACAVDFKTPILDVKFIPQEKSDSQYLLKALWNEMPGSNVTLPCDDKSCDSYGEQDDLIAVDNAESRDHAASCCFTVDFDYCGLLDSPVSEDAEKLQDNLASSHNVLASDSLI; this is translated from the exons ATGGGGTCGATCGCCGGAGAAGACGCCGATTGGAACGGCGTCGCAACGAGCTGGGCCATCTCAGCCGGCCGTCTCGCCGGTTCAGTGACCGTCGAATCGCCTCTTTCTCCGATCGATGATAGCGTGGTCGGCTCAGCTACTAAAACTCCTCTCGTTCTGCGCCCTCCCTCGCCAGATCGCGGCCCCTGCGAGATCACTA TTTGTTTCACTCGGAGACACGAGGTGCGCCAAGTTTATGTCCGAAGCACAGCTCGAGTTTATGAGATATACTACGCCCCCAAGCAGCAGACGGGCAATGAGTATCTCTGTACAGTTCGATGCGGCATTGCCGACTGGGACGAAGCTTCTGTCGATGAGTTTGCTGAACAAAGATCCAAAAGTGAGATTAATTTGAATGCTGGTGAAGACGACTGGGTTGAAGTGAAGGTGCCCAGTTCTTCATTTGAAGCTAACAGAAATGTCGCTACGTCTTTGAAGTCCTCTGTCAAAATG GATTTTTACGAGGCAACAGCTGAGATTACTGATGCAGACCCCTGCACATCTCTCACGATTCGTCTGCTCTCAGTTCAAAGTGGAGATTGCGTATATATAGGCGAAATCTATGTGTTTGCAGAGCCTGTTGAATCTAATTTTGAAGATGAGGACAGGCAATTGGGAACTGCAGCTGGAACTTCACTTATGGCTATGCTTGTGCCCAGCATCCTGCAGTTATCTAAAATGAAAAACGCTGGCCAAGCACAGGATAAGGATGCTTCTGCCATGAGGGATATCCAAAATTTCCCACCTGCTGGTTCAGAGACAACAGAACCCGATCTGAGTTCGAAAGTAACTGTAACAGCCGATGTTGCAAATAGAGACGCACGTGTTACCGGCTTTTCCGATACTCAGCATATGGATAGGGTTATTTCTGAACCAGCTCAGGAAACTGTACGAGAAACAGATACTGATTGGCAGCAGGATGTTTCTTACAGACGTTTTGAACATGTCCTAGAACAGCTCATTTCTCGAGTTAGCAGAATAGAAAGTCTCTGCTTgagatttgaagaaaatttgATTAAGCCTATTAGCAGCATCGAAGCGAGGCTGCAACGGGTAGAGGAGCAACTTGAAGTGATTAACCACAAAGTGGTGAGTTCAGGAATGCAGACCTGCAAGAGATTTTCAGCCCCAGAATGTTGCTTTAGTGAGTCAAATATCACTTCCTTGTATGAAAGTAATAATGAAGAATGTCATTCTGATAGGGATTCTTTAGATATATTACCCATTCCACATGATGATTCCTGTGACACTGTGAGTACCTCCCAATTGCTGCCAAATCTTACCATTTCGGCTCCAGACTTTCCACATGGAGAGGATGACGAGGAAAGCCACGTATTGTTACAGCAAGTTCCTGACTCTCCAAAGGAAAAACCTAGACCTGCATTGTCAATAGATGATGCCTTAGCATCTGCCCTTGCTGGGTTTGCATCTTCTATTACGAGTTGCCCTCCAAATTATACACAGTCACTGGCTGTCAAGGCTCCCGAGTTCTCAAGTGAAGATGAGGAAAACTTTGATGAGAGAATTTCACCCGACATACCATTTGATGGAGCACAAAATTCTGTCTGCTTGACTGATGGGATGGAGTTTGCAATGGATTCAATTTCTTCTGTGTTACCTTCTGGTGATGGTGAGAACAATACTGATAGAACTGGAATTAGAAATTATGGTTGCTCTGAGAAAATTGGTGAGGAAAGTGACTATCAGCTGTcttttgataaaagaaaatggtatGTACTTGTTACAGGCGATGACCATGAGAGAGATCAGAGAAATGTACCCGAAGAAGCCAGCAGCAAAGTAAGATGTGTCCTTGCTGGTGAAGATACTGATGTTAAAGATGAGACAGCTCGGGAACAAATTGATGGTAGCCCTCGTCTTGTGAAGGAAGTGGAATCTGTTGATTGCATCAGAGCTTTTGAAGCTGCAAATGGAAAGTCTGATGGGGGCATTCTGCATGATATTCTCAAATCTTCACAGGCTGCTTGTGCCGTGGACTTCAAGACCCCAATTTTGGATGTGAAATTCatacctcaagaaaaatccGATTCCCAATATCTCCTTAAAGCTCTGTGGAATGAAATGCCGGGATCAAATGTTACTCTTCCCTGTGATGACAAGAGCTGTGATTCATATGGTGAGCAAGATGACTTGATTGCAGTGGACAATGCTGAGTCGCGGGACCATGCAGCAAGCTGTTGTTTCACGGTTGATTTTGACTATTGCGGTTTGCTAGATTCGCCTGTCAGCGAGGATGCTGAGAAACTGCAGGATAATTTGGCGAGCAGCCACAATGTGCTAGCGAGTGACAGCCTTATTTGA
- the LOC115756522 gene encoding polygalacturonase-like, with translation MYLQKLHVCISVILITSSPFCFSSHINGLPDPYNPYREYDPMPRLSSIRTASRGRISYYDSDFWRQLMLKRSRAASSSTSLKLVSVDDYGAKGDGSDDTEAFGKAWKAACSAQRAVLVVPQSKTYRLTPITFSGPCQSDLTVKIYGTIEAPSHQSDYEKDPRQWLKFENLENLRVEGGGYIDGNGETWWQESCKTNPKLPCKDAPTALTFNECNNLRVADLSIRNAQQMHLVFQKCVNVRAVNVQITSPEGSPNTDGIHVTETQNILIDQCVIRTGDDCISIVSGSRYVQATDITCGPGHGISIGSLGADNSADYVSDVLINRARLSGTTNGVRIKTWQGGSGYARNIKFENIAMDNVANPIIIDQNYCDQEKPCRQQATAVQVTNVAYRNIRGTSASEEAIKFDCSRNHPCQGIFLQDINLRTESSVESPEASCVNVKLTQTGRVFPQCA, from the exons ATGTACTTGCAGAAGCTCCACGTTTGCATCTCCGTCATCTTGATCACCTCCTCGCCATTCTGCTTCAGCAGCCACATAAATGGCCTGCCCGATCCCTATAATCCTTACCGTGAATATGACCCGATGCCCCGCCTCTCCTCAATTAGGACTGCCAGCAGGGGTCGGATCTCCTATTATGACTCTGACTTCTGGAGGCAGCTCATGCTGAAACGGAGTCGAGCTGCCTCTTCATCGACTTCCCTTAAGTTGGTGAGCGTAGATGACTATGGTGCTAAAGGAGATGGAAGTGACGATACTGAG GCATTCGGTAAAGCCTGGAAGGCTGCCTGTTCTGCTCAGAGAGCTGTTTTAGTAGTCCCCCAGAGCAAAACCTATCGTCTTACACCCATCACCTTCTCAGGTCCTTGCCAATCTGACCTCACTGTAAAG ATCTATGGAACAATCGAGGCTCCTTCTCACCAATCAGACTATGAAAAAGATCCAAGACAGTGGCTGAAGTTCGAAAACTTGGAAAACTTGAGAGTAGAAGGCGGTGGCTACATAGACGGCAACGGAGAAACATGGTggcaagaatcctgcaaaacgAACCCAAAACTT CCTTGCAAGGATGCACCAACA GCGTTGACGTTCAACGAATGCAACAATCTGAGGGTAGCTGACTTGTCCATTAGGAATGCACAACAAATGCATCTTGTATTCCAGAAGTGTGTGAACGTGAGAGCAGTGAACGTGCAGATAACTTCTCCTGAGGGAAGCCCGAATACTGATGGAATTCATGTCACAGAAACTCAGAATATCCTCATTGATCAGTGTGTCATTAGGACAG GGGATGATTGCATTTCTATAGTGAGTGGGTCGAGATATGTTCAAGCTACAGATATAACCTGTGGACCAGGCCATGGCATCAG CATCGGAAGCTTGGGAGCCGATAATTCAGCGGACTATGTTTCAGATGTCCTAATAAATAGAGCAAGACTTTCAGGAACCACGAACGGTGTGAGAATAAAGACTTGGCAG GGAGGATCAGGGTACGCTAGAAACATCAAATTTGAGAACATTGCAATGGACAACGTGGCCAATCCCATAATCATAGATCAGAACTACTGTGATCAAGAGAAGCCGTGTCGACAGCAG GCCACAGCAGTTCAAGTGACGAACGTGGCTTACAGGAACATCAGAGGAACCAGCGCTTCAGAAGAGGCCATCAAATTCGACTGCAGCAGGAACCATCCATGCCAAGGGATTTTCTTGCAGGACATCAACCTCAGAACCGAATCCTCGGTTGAGAGCCCCGAAGCTTCTTGCGTGAATGTTAAACTTACCCAAACTGGAAGAGTCTTCCCTCAATGTGCCTAA